The Deltaproteobacteria bacterium genomic sequence GCGCTACCCCACGGGCGGATCGTGCTGGTGCCGCGGACGATGCTCGAGCGGTTCGTCGCGCTGTCGTTCGAACCGGGCGTGTAGGTTCCGCCGTCGAAGTTCAGGTAGAGGATGCGGTGGCGCGGCGCCGCCGTCGGCTCGGTCACCTCGTCGTCGGTGAGCACGTAGATGCCGCGCGGCAGCTGCCCCGGCGCCGCCGGCGATCCGACGACCGCTTCCTGCGCCTGGCCCACGGCGGCCGGCTGCAGTTCCTCGGCACACGCAGGCAGACAACACACAGCGGACAAAACGATTGCGCGAGCACGCAGCATGCGAAGTACCTCCTCGGGTTGGACCCACCGGCGACGAGGCCGCGCCGGTGACGCATGCCACATCACATTGCGTGCCACGCAGGCGCGAACCAGAGCATCCATTCGAAATCACGCGCAGCCGCAAAACAAACGTCACCGGCCCGCGGTCCGTGCGGCGCGCGCAATCGGGGCAAAACGCCCTGCGTGCTGATACATCGGCGCATCACCCGCCGGGAAGTGCGAACGCCGCGCCGCAGCGGGCGTGCGCTCCGCACTTGTGTCGGGCCTCGGTCGGAGCGATCATCGGGCCCATGAACCTGCGCCCCGCTCGCCACCGGCTGTGGATGTTGGCCCTTGCGACCGCTCTCGTCGCCGGTTCGGCCGGCTGCGTAGTGCACGCCCGCGCGGCCTACCCGGCCGAACCCCCGCCGCCGCCGCAATACGCCGAAGTCGAGTACCGCCCTGGCTACGTGTGGGTCGACGGGCGCTGGGTATGGGGCTACGGCGGCTGGCAATGGCAGCCCGGCTACTGGGTACGCGCGCGGCCGGGCTACTACTACGTCGCCGGCTACTGGGACCGCCGCGGCGGCCGCTACGTGTGGGTCGACGGCCACTGGCGCCGAGGCGCCTATCGGCCGCGCGCCGTGCGCGTCCGCGACCATCGCGGAGGGTTTCGCGGCCCCGCGACCCGGCCGAGCGGCGTGCGCGTCCGCGACCATCGCGGAGGGTTTCGCGGCCCGGCGACCCGGCCGTCGCCCGTCCGCGATCACCGGTCGCCCACGGCGACTCCGCCGCGATCCAAGGCGCCGGCCACGCGGGCGCCCGTGCGCGATCACCGGTCCGGCAAGGGTACGAAGACGAAGGTCCGCGTACGCGACCACCGCCCGCGCGCCGACTGACGTCCGCCCGCCGGCCGATGGGGCCCTGCTGGCGACCGCCGCCCGCGCCCTGACCGACGCCGGCCGCGACGCCGCGCCCCGATCGACGCCGGTCGAGCACGGAGCGCCCGGACCGACGCCGGCCGCGCACGGAGCGGCGCCAGCCGGCCGGCACAACGCTAGCAGGCCGCAGCCTGCGCGCCGGCGGCGGGATGGATGTGGACGTCCCGCTGCGGATAGGGGAACGAGATTCCGGCGGCATCAAACTCCGCCTTGACCCGCTCGACGAGGTCGAACCGCACGCTCCAGTAGTCGTCCGCGTTCACCCACGGGCGGCAGACCCAATTCACCGCGCTGTCCGCCAACTCGGCGACCGCGATCTGCGGCGCGGGATCCGCGAGCACGCGCGGATCTGACGTCACCACCCGCAAGAGGATCTCGCGTACTTTCTGTAGATCGTCGTCGTACCCCACGCCGAAGACCAAGTCGATGCGCCGCGTGCCGCGGACGGTGAGGTTCTCGATCGTACCGCCGACGATCTCCCCGTTGGGAACGAGGATCTGCCGGTTGTCTCCCGTCACCAGCACCGTGTTGAATATCTGGATCGCATCGACTTTGCCCGTATGACCGGCCACCGATACGACGTCACCGACCCGATACGGTTTGAACAACATGATCATGACGCCGGCTGCGAAATGCCCCAGCGATCCCTGTAGCGCGAATCCCACCGCGAGCCCGGCCGCACCGAGCACGGCGATCGCAGCGGTCGTCTCGACGCCGACGCGTTCCAGCGCGGCGATGACCACCATCGTGACGAACAGCGCGTAGCACAGATCGCACAGGAACTTCCGCAGCGCGGGTTCCACCCGCGGTTCCAGCACCCGGTCGACTGCGCGAACGACGGCGCGCGCCACCCAGCGGCCGACGACGAAGATCCCCGCGGCGACCGCCAAGTTGACAGCAAACGGCAGGAGATAGTCGCTCGCGATCGAGCGAACGGTTTCCATATCGAAGTTCATGGTGCTCCTTGCAACTCGGCGCGCCCCGACCGACGTGCGGCCGGGCAGAACGCCCCGCCCGACTCGGCTCTACATGAAGGTGTAGATGGCAGTGATCTCCGTGCGCGTGTCCACGGAATCCGCTGGCGGTACGAATCCGTCCGCGTAGGGCAGGTCGAGCGGAGGACGCGCAGACGGAGCGTGATCGTAGCGCAGTAGCAGCGCCACGCCGACGCTGAGCTCTTCCCACACGCGGGTTGTGAGCTTCGCCGCCGCATTGACGCGCGTGTCCTCGAAGCGATCCACCCGCCCCGTCGCAACGTCGAGCCGGTTGACGTTCGACAGCAGTTCAATCGATGCATCCGCCGTGCTGTGCGGGTTGAACTTTGCCTCCCAGCCGCCGAACGCGCGGACCGAGTGGATCGCCACGCCGTCACCGACAACCGGATCTTCGTAGGACAAGTCGTACCCGAACTCGGCGGTGACGGTCGTTCGGTCCGACGCGACCAGCGTGCGGCTGTAGCCGACCTGTCCGCCGCCGACAAACTGCTTGCCGGCCGGCTCGTCCGCCGCGGCGTTGAGCGACACGAATGCCGCATTTTGCGACGTGATGAACACGTCATAGCGCGCCTTCGTCGCCCACGCCTTGGTCGTCGTCACCTCGCGCTCCGCGATCTCTGCAGCGCCGTCGACGACCCCGTTGGCATTGGCGTCGACGGCGAACGCGATCTGCGACCGCGCGAACGCGCCGCCCGCCTCCAGTTGGAAGCGACTTCGGCGATGCTTGCGCGACACCTTCCCGGTGCCCGACAGCGCGGTCGTGTCGGAGTTACCCGTCGTCCATGCCAGCCCCGCCGTGACCGACGCCTTCCATTCGGGTGCTTTCGCGTCGACCGGCGCTTTCTGAAACTCGAACGAGGGGTCCCCGGCGGCTGCAGTGGGGCCCGCCAACGCGACCGCGACGCCCGCTGCAACCCCGACCATCCGCGACATGTGACCTCCTGTGTCGTGCGGCGCGCTCGTCATCGCAGGGAACGCGGCCGCGGCCGCCTGTCCGCCCGTCCCCCGTAAAGCTCGTTACAAGAACATGGCATCCCAGCGCCGTCAACATTCGATTCGTTGCCAACCAATGCAATCCCCAGAGTGGGCGGCATTTTGACCCGATCCGCGACGCGCCGCCGCATCACGCGGCGGTCGCATCAGCGGCCACGGCGCACCGCGACGACGCCCCGCGCCGGTCGCGTCAGCGACCACGGCGCACCGGGACGACGCCCCACGGCGCGAACACGTCGTCGGCCGGTTCGTACGGGCGGCGCTCCGGCGCGCGCGCGTGGCAGGTGCGCGTGTCGGCACACGCAACGGTCGGCACGTAGAACCGGACCGCGAGCGCGAGCGAGTGGGCCGTGCACACCGGCGCGCCGCAGCGGCAACAGCGCTGTCCGGCCGGCTCACCGCAGACATGGCAGCGCGCCGTGTAGTCCGCCGTACGGTAGGGCATCGCTCTCAAGATAGCGCGACTGCTCCGCGAACCGGTCGCCGCGCTCGGTCCACGTGGCTGTTGCAAACCGGCGCGCGCCGGCGCGGCGGCGACATGCGAGGCGCGGGTCGGCGCGCGCCCGCAGCGAACGACGGCGCGGTGCACCATCCGGTGCCGACGTGCGCGAGGACGCACGCCGGCGAACGCCCGCCGGCTGCGCCCGCAGCCACTGGCTACGCGCGACGGCCGCCTGGCTGCGGACCGAGCGCCCGCACCGGCGAACGAACGCGCGCAGATCGCGCTCGGCGTCACCGCCGGCCGGTTCCCTGGCGACATCGTCGAAGGTCCACGCCGCCTGCGCGGCTGGGCGACGATGCGCATCGGCTTGCGCGACGCCAGGCCCGCCGTCCCCCGATCGCCCGCTCCGCAGCGGTCATCCGCGCCGCGCGCGTGGGCGCCGCGCGCGCCCCCGCGACGCGCGTGCCGTGTGCGCGGCGCTCGCCGCCCCCTGCACGCGCCGGCGGCGCGTCCAGACCGCGGCACGCCGTCGCCGGCGACCGCCGGGGTCGCGAAACGGCGAGCCGCAACGAGAAGGCGCCCGGCGAATTCCTCCGGCGGCGCGCGCGGCGTGAGGTTCTCCGTGATTCGGTCGAAGAGGTGGGCGGAGCGGACGGGACTCGAACCCGCGGCCTCCGGCGTGACAGGCCGGCGTTATAACCAACTTAACTACCGCTCCAAGTCTTCGGTTTTCAGTGGGCGGAACAGGGCTCGAACCTGTGACCCTCGCCTTGTAAGGGCGATGCTCTTCCAACTGAGCTACCCGCCCGGTTCGGCCGCCCCGAGGGCATCGGGTAAATAGCCGGAGTCCTGCCCGATTGTCAATACCCAAGTGCCGTTCGGCGGCGCCGCGGCGACCGCGGCCAGCGGTTGCGGACTCCGGCCGCTCAGTGGCCCGCCGGCACCCGCTCGATCGTCGCGCCGGCCGTGCTGTCCCCGGTTTCGTCCGTCTTGGCGACCACTTTGCGCCAGTCGACGGTGTTGCTCGGCGCCACCATGAACGAGTCGGGATCCTTGTGGGCGATCGCGAGTTTGAGCACCTCGTCCATGTGGGAGACCCGGTGAATGGTCATGACGTTCATCACCCGCTCCGGGATCTCCTTGAGGTCCTTTTCATTCTCCTCGGGAATGATGACCTCGTAGATCTCGGCGCGGTGGGCCGCGAGGATCTTCTCCTTGAGGCCGCCGATCGGCAGCACGCGGCCGCGCAGCGTGATCTCGCCGGTCATCGCGATGTCCTGGCGCACGGGGACGCGCAACAGCGCCGACACCAGCGCGGTCGCCATCGTGATGCCGGCGCTGGGGCCGTCCTTCGGGATCGCTCCCTCGGGGAAGTGGACGTGCACGTCGATCTTGGACTGGAAGTTCGGGTCGAGGTCGAGCGACTCGGCGCGAGACCGCACGTAGCTCATCGCCGCCTGCGCGGACTCCTGCATGACGTCCCCGAGGCTGCCGGTGAGGATGAGTTTGCCCTTACCGGGAACGACGCTCACCTCGGTCGCGAGCAGGTCGCCGCCGTGCATCGTGACGGCCAGGCCGTTCGCGAGCCCGATCTCGTTGGCCATCTCCCGGCGCTGCTTGCGGTACTTCTCGACGCCGAGGTACTCGCGCACGCGCTCAGGATCGACGACGTAGCGCGCCGGACGCGCCGTCTTGTCCTTGTCGCCGGCGTCTTTCGTGCGCAAGTAGTCCTTGGCGATCTTGCGGCAGATCTTCGAGATCTCGCGCTCGAGATTTCGGACGCCCGCCTCCTTCGTGTACTTGTGGATGATCTCGCGAAGTCCCTCCTCCGTCCACTCGACGTCGAGATCCTTGATCCCGTTTTGCTCCATCTGTTTCGGGATCAGGTACTGCTGGGCGATCGCGAGCTTCTCCCACTCCGTGTAGCCGGGCAGGTTGATGATCTCGAGCCGATCTTGTAGCGGCAGCGGAATCTGATGCTGCGTGTTGGCCGTCGTGATGAACATGACGTCCGACAGGTCGTAATCGAGATCGATGTAGTGATCGTTGAACGAATCGTTCTGCTCGGGGTCGAGCACCTCGAGCAGAGCCGACGCCGGATCGCCGCGAAAGTCCTGCGACATCTTGTCGATCTCGTCGAGCAGGAACACCGGATTGTTGGCGCCGGCTTTTTTCAGACTCTGGATGATCTTGCCGGGCAGCGCACCGATGTAGGTACGACGATGCCCGCGGATCTCCGCCTCGTCCCGCACGCCGCCGAGCGACTGGCGCACGAACTTGCGGCCGGTCGCCCGGGCGATCGACCGAGCGAGCGACGTCTTGCCGACGCCGGGCGGACCGACGAGGCACAAGATCGGTCCGCGAAGCTTGCCGACGAGCGCCTGCACGGCGAGGTACTCCAGAATGCGCTCCTTGACCTTCTCGAGCCCGTAGTGGTCCTCCTCGAGGATCCGCTCGGCCTCGGCGACGTCCATCTTCTCTTCGGTCTTCTCCTCCCACGGCAGCGACAGGATCCAGTCGATGTAGTTGCGGACGACGGTCGCCTCCGCGGACATCGGCGACATCATCTTGAGCTTCTTGAACTCCTTCTCGACGCGATCGCGCGCCTCGGCGCTCATCCGCTTCTTCTTGATGCGCTGCTCGAGTTCGTGCAGTTCGTTCTTGAATTCGTCGCGGTCGCCGAGTTCCTTCTGAATGGCCTGCATCTGCTCATTCAGGTAGTACTCCTTCTGCGACTTCTCCATCTGCTTCTTGACGCGCGTCCGGATCTTCTTCTCCACTTGGAGAATCTCGATCTCGGCCTGCATCAGCTCGTAGAGCTTCTCGAGCCGCTTGGCGGCCGACGCCTCCTCGAGGATGGTCTGCTTGTCGTTGAGCTTGAGCGACAGGTGGGCGACGATCGTGTCGGCGAGCCGCGCCGGCTCGTCGATCGTCTGCACCGACACGAGCATCTCCGGCGGGATGCGCTTGTTGAGCTTGACGTAGTTTTCGAAGCACTGCTGCACCTGCCGCATCAGCGCCTCGACTTCCGCGGTCTGCTCGGTGACCTCGTCGATCTCGTCGACCTCGCACAAAAAGTACGGGGCAGTCTGCAGGTACTTGCGAATCCGCGCGCGGCGGCGCCCCTCGACCAGAACTTTCACGGTGCCGTCGGGCAGGCGGAGCATCTGGATGATCTGGCCGATCGTCCCGACGCGGAAGATGTCGTCCTGCTTCGGGTCGTTGGTCTTGGCCCGTTTTTGCGCGGCCAGCAGCAGCTCCTTGTCCGAGGCCATCGCCTCTTCGAGCGCCGCGATGCTCTTTTCGCGGCCGACGAACAGCGGCACGACCATGTGGGGGAACACGATGATGTCGCGCAGGGGGAGGAGCGGAATGGTTCGAGTGGTCATTGTGTCTTGCCCGAGATACCACGTTTCGCTGACCGCACAACGCGGACGGCCGGCACGCGGCGCGAACCCGGTGGGCTATTTTCGGCCGGAAGATCCGGATTTCCCAAGAAATTCGCCCACGAAATGCGCGGCGCCGCAGGTCCGCAAAAAGGTGCATGTGCGGTAAAAACACCTCGCACATGCGCGGTCGACATGCCCCGTTCGTCGCGTCCGGGGAGCAGTAAATTCAGCCACTTATCTTCATCGCCCCCAGAAACGCGATCTCGCTTACGCGCCACGACGTGGGCACAGGGCCTGCCTCCCTGTACTGCGCCGGGATGCACCACGCCCTCACGCCCACCTACGAGTTGTTCTTCGTCCTCGA encodes the following:
- a CDS encoding DUF481 domain-containing protein, giving the protein MTSAPHDTGGHMSRMVGVAAGVAVALAGPTAAAGDPSFEFQKAPVDAKAPEWKASVTAGLAWTTGNSDTTALSGTGKVSRKHRRSRFQLEAGGAFARSQIAFAVDANANGVVDGAAEIAEREVTTTKAWATKARYDVFITSQNAAFVSLNAAADEPAGKQFVGGGQVGYSRTLVASDRTTVTAEFGYDLSYEDPVVGDGVAIHSVRAFGGWEAKFNPHSTADASIELLSNVNRLDVATGRVDRFEDTRVNAAAKLTTRVWEELSVGVALLLRYDHAPSARPPLDLPYADGFVPPADSVDTRTEITAIYTFM
- a CDS encoding endopeptidase La, producing MTTRTIPLLPLRDIIVFPHMVVPLFVGREKSIAALEEAMASDKELLLAAQKRAKTNDPKQDDIFRVGTIGQIIQMLRLPDGTVKVLVEGRRRARIRKYLQTAPYFLCEVDEIDEVTEQTAEVEALMRQVQQCFENYVKLNKRIPPEMLVSVQTIDEPARLADTIVAHLSLKLNDKQTILEEASAAKRLEKLYELMQAEIEILQVEKKIRTRVKKQMEKSQKEYYLNEQMQAIQKELGDRDEFKNELHELEQRIKKKRMSAEARDRVEKEFKKLKMMSPMSAEATVVRNYIDWILSLPWEEKTEEKMDVAEAERILEEDHYGLEKVKERILEYLAVQALVGKLRGPILCLVGPPGVGKTSLARSIARATGRKFVRQSLGGVRDEAEIRGHRRTYIGALPGKIIQSLKKAGANNPVFLLDEIDKMSQDFRGDPASALLEVLDPEQNDSFNDHYIDLDYDLSDVMFITTANTQHQIPLPLQDRLEIINLPGYTEWEKLAIAQQYLIPKQMEQNGIKDLDVEWTEEGLREIIHKYTKEAGVRNLEREISKICRKIAKDYLRTKDAGDKDKTARPARYVVDPERVREYLGVEKYRKQRREMANEIGLANGLAVTMHGGDLLATEVSVVPGKGKLILTGSLGDVMQESAQAAMSYVRSRAESLDLDPNFQSKIDVHVHFPEGAIPKDGPSAGITMATALVSALLRVPVRQDIAMTGEITLRGRVLPIGGLKEKILAAHRAEIYEVIIPEENEKDLKEIPERVMNVMTIHRVSHMDEVLKLAIAHKDPDSFMVAPSNTVDWRKVVAKTDETGDSTAGATIERVPAGH
- a CDS encoding mechanosensitive ion channel family protein, which codes for METVRSIASDYLLPFAVNLAVAAGIFVVGRWVARAVVRAVDRVLEPRVEPALRKFLCDLCYALFVTMVVIAALERVGVETTAAIAVLGAAGLAVGFALQGSLGHFAAGVMIMLFKPYRVGDVVSVAGHTGKVDAIQIFNTVLVTGDNRQILVPNGEIVGGTIENLTVRGTRRIDLVFGVGYDDDLQKVREILLRVVTSDPRVLADPAPQIAVAELADSAVNWVCRPWVNADDYWSVRFDLVERVKAEFDAAGISFPYPQRDVHIHPAAGAQAAAC